A window of Mycolicibacterium holsaticum DSM 44478 = JCM 12374 genomic DNA:
GTGGGACCTCGACCCGCGCGGTGACGGTGACGGGTTGGAGGCCGCCGCGGCGCTGTGCCGAAGCGCGGGCTACTGGGCGCTGCCCTACCCGGTCGCCGAGCGGCTGGCCAAACCGGCCGACCTGGACGTCGAGGGGTTGATCGTGGTCGCCGGGGCACGCCCGGCCGGCCCGGTGGCCGGCCTCCAAACAAGGTGGGCCGCCGTGATGTTGGACGGTACCCGCAGCACCGTGGGTGCCCAGCGCCCGTCGGGGCCCGGGTTCGTCGCCGAACTGGAGCTGTCCCGCGTCGATGACGACGGCGCGGGCGACGTCGCGCTCGCGTTGGTGCTGCCGTGCTGGACGCTGCTGGGCATGTTGGACCGGGTCATCGAGTTGACCATCGCCCACATCAGCCTGCGCAAGCAGTTCGGGCAGACGCTTTCGGCGTTTCAGGGGGTGCAGTTCCAGCTCACCGACGCCGAAGTCGAGCGCAGCGGGCTCGACATCCTCGCCAAGTACGCGCTGTGGAGTATTCAGGAAAACCAGCCCACGGCACTCAACGATGCGCTGGCGCTGAGAATGTCGGCAATCGAAGCCGCGGAGGTGGTGTTCCGGGTGTGTCACCAGCTGCACGGCGCGGTCGGGTTCTGCGACGAGACCACGCTGTCGTGGCTGTCGCGCTACAGCCAGCCGCTGAGGCGGCTGCCGCTGGGCCTGTCGGCGACCCGCGACGCGCTGACCCGCAGCGCCGGCCGCGCCGGGTTGACAGGGTTGTTCGCGTGAAGGTCGTCGTGATCGGCACCGGCTTCGGTAAGCACGCCGCCGCCCCGGCGTATCAGAGCGTGGGCTTCGACGTCGAGGTGGTCAGCCCGCGGGACGCGAGCGCGGTGAAAACCGCGCTGGCGTCCGATGTCGACCTCGTCTCGGTGCACTCGCCGCCGTTTCTGCACCTCGAGCACGTGGGCGGTGCGATCGAGCACGGGCATGCGGTGTTGTGCGACAAGCCGTTCGGGCGCAACGCCGACGAGGCGATCACCATGCGCGACAAGGCCCAGCAGGCCGGCGTCGCCAACTTCTTGAACTTCGAGTTCCGGTTCAACGCGTCGTGGTCGATGCTCAAGAAGCTCAGCGACACCGGAGCCATCGGCACCCCCACCCATCTGAGCTGGACCTTCTTCGGCAGCGGGCTACGCGGTCGCACGCTCGGCTGGATCAACGACCGCGAACTCGGCGGCGGCTGGATCGGCGCCTACGGCTCACACCTGATCGACTTCACCCGCTGGCTGTTCGACAGCGACATCGTCGACTGCGGCGGCGTCACCCGCACCGACATCCCCGGCGCCACAGCCGAAGACGGATACTCGGCCTGGTTCCGGCTGGCCAACGGCGCCACCGCCACCCACGACACCGGGTTCGCCGCCGCCGTCGCGTCGACACCGCGCGTCACGCTGATGGGCAGCGCGGGGACGATCGAGTTGACCGCGGACACCACGCTGGTGCTCCGACGCCCCGATCAGGAACCAGACGTCACCGAGTTCGACCCGCCGCCGCGGCGCACCCCGCCGCCCGCGCTGACCACCTACTTCGCCGAGGTCGCCGACGCACTGCGAACCGGTGCCTCGATCGCCCCGTCGTTCGACGACGGCGTCGCCGCCGCCCGCACCATGGACCTGCTCAAGGCCGGCACCGCATGACCGCCGAACCGGAGATCTCGCCGGACACCCCGGCACAAGCCGAGTTTCGGCGCCGCGTGCGGCAGTGGTGTGTCGAACACATTCCGTCCGACTGGCGCGAGAAGCAGACCGGCGCCACCGCCGAACAGTTCGTCACCTTCCAGAAGACCTGGTTCGCCGAACTGCACAGCGCGGGTTTCGCCGTACCGCACTGGCCGCGCGAATGGGGCGGCGGCCTGCGGACGGGAGGAGCAGAACGGAAGATGTCGGTCGCCGAGCAAGTGGTGCTCTACCAGGAACTGGCCCGCCACGACGCGCCCCGGCTCGTGCTGGCGTTCGTCGGGATCCACCACGCCGCCTCGACGCTGCTCGCGGCCGGCACCGACGAACAGCGACGCAGACATCTGCCCGCCATCCTCGACGGCGAGATCTGGGTGCAGGGTTTCTCCGAACCCGAGGCCGGGTCGGATCTGGCCGGCCTGCGCACCACGGCACGCAAAACCGCCGACAGCTACGTGGTCAACGGCCAGAAGCTGTGGGCCAGCGGCGGTATGCACGCCGACTGGTGCCTGCTGTTGGCCCGCACCGATCCCGATGCGCCCAAACGCAAGGGCATCTCGTACTTCCTGCTGGACATGACCACACCCGGGGTCGAGGTGCGCCCGATCCGCAATGCGATCGGCGACTCACACTTCTGCGAGATCTTCCTCAACGACGTGGCGATCCCGGCAGCCAACCTCGTCGGGCCCGAGAACGCCGGCTGGCAAGTCGCGCAGGCCACGTTGGGGGCCGAGCGGGGTATGACCATGCTCGAACTCGCCGAGCGGCTCGGCAACGCCGGCTTCCGCTGGCTGGTGCGGTCCTGCCCCGTCGAGGATCCGATCGTCGCTGACCGCCTGGCGCAGTTCGAGACCGAGATCACCGGGCTACGAGCGCTATGCCGAAAGCTGGTGGAAAACAACGAGAGCGGCCAACCCGGACCCGCCGACGCGTCGATCGTCAAGCTCTACTACAGCGAGCTGTTGCAGCGGATGACCGACTTCGGCGCCGAGGTCGGCGGCCTGGCTGCCCACACCGAGCTGGCCAAGCCGATGTCCAGCGGCTGGGAGTCAGGTTCGTGGGTGCTGGACTTCATCGGCTCCTGGGAGTGGACCATCCCCGGCGGGTCCAGCGAAATCCAGCGCACCATCATCGGCGAACGCGGCCTGGGCCTGCCGCGGGAACCGAGCAACGCATGAACACCGAGTTCTCCGAGTTCCACGACGAATTGCGCTCGGTGGCAGCCGGTCTGCTCGGCAAGGACCGCATGGTCGGCTGGCCCTCCCTCGTGGAAGCCGGCTGGGCCGGGCTGGAGGTACCCGAGGAATTCGGCGGCGCCGGAGCGACGTTCGACGAGGTGGCGATCGTCTGTGAGGAGATCGGCCGCGCCGCTAGCGCCACCAGCTATCTGGGCAGCGCGGTGCTGGCCGTCGGCACGCTGAACGCCCTGCAGCCCAGCGACGCCCGCGACGACCTGCTGCGCGACGTCGTCTCCGGCGCCGCCCGCGTTGCCGTCGCACTCGAACCATATGACTTCGTGCCCGACGCCGAGGACGCCGACCGGGTGCTCGTCGTCACCGCCAGCGGTGCCGCCGAACCGGCCGTCACGGTCACCGCGCAACCCGTACTCGACGAAACCCGCCGTCTGGCAACGGTATCCGTACCTGACTGCGCCGGTGAGGTGCTGGGCTTCGCCGGGGATCCCGCCGCCGCGATAGCGCGGCTGCGTGACCGGGCCGCCGTCGCCGTGGCCTGCGACAGCCTGGGGCTCAGCGAAGCCATGCTCACCGCGACCGTCGAATACGCCAAGGTGCGCCACCAGTTCGGCAGGCCGATCGGCTCCTTCCAGGCCGTCAAACACGCCTGCGCCGACATGCTCGTTGCCATCGCGGTGTCCCGCCAACTCGTCAGCGCCGCGGTCGCGGCGATCACCCGAAACGATCCGCGCGCCGACGTCGCCGCCGCGATGGCCAAATCCCACGCGTGCGGCGCGGCCGTCGACATCGTCGGCAAGGCCATGCAGTTGCACGGCGGCATCGGCTACACGTGGGAGAGCGGCATCCACGTCTATCTCAAACGCGCCGCGCTCAACCGTTCACTGTTCGGCTCGCCGAGCACACACCGTCAACGACTCGCACAACGCTATCGCTAACGACATCAAGGAGTTTCCATGGGCATACCGGTATACAAGCGCATCCTCGACCTCTTCGAGGCCGAGGGGATCAACACGCTGTTCGGCATCCCCGACCCGAACTTCGTGCACATGTTCGCCGAAGCCGACGCCCGCGGATGGTCGGTCGTCGCACCCCACCACGAGCTCAGCGCGGGGTTCATGGCCGAGGCGGCTTCGCGGATGACCGGCAGGCCGGGGTTGTGCATCGGGACCCTCGGGCCGGGCATGGCGAACATCGCGGGGGCAATCCAGTGCGCACTTGTCGAGAACTCCCCGGTGATCTTCCTCGGCGGCCAGCGCGCCCGCATCACCGAGCGGCGCGTGCGGCGCGGCCGCATCCAATTCGTGCAGCAGGAACCACTTTTCGAGGCTTCGGTCAAATACAGCAGCTCGATCGAGTACGCCGACCAGACCGACGAGATCATCCGTGAGGCCATCCGCCGCTCGATGTCGGGCACGCCCGGACCCAGCTACGTCGAGTTCCCGTCGCACGTGATCCTCGAAGAGCTCGACGTCGCAGAACCCCTGCCGCCCAACCGGTATCGCCTCGTCAACCAGCGGGCGGGAGCCCCTGAGGTCGCCGAGGCCGTGAAGCTGATCCGCGAGGCCAAGAGCCCGATCCTGCTCGTCGGCCACGGGGTGCACACCTCCCGCACGCAGCAGGAGGTCAAAGAGCTGGCCGAGCTGATGGCGTGCCCGGTCATCCAGACCTCCGGCGGCACGTCGTACATCCCCGGACTTCAGGACCGGACCTTCCCGTACCTGTTCTCCCCGGCCGCCAACGAGGCGGTCGAGGAATCCGACCTGTGCGTCGCGCTGGGTACCGAACTCGGCGAGCCCATGCACTATGGCAGGACCCAGCACTGGGCCGGAAACGACGACAACCGCAAATGGGTGTACGTCGAGCAGGATCCAGCGGCCATCGGCGTCAACCGCCCGTTCGATGTGCCGCTGGTCGGCGATCTGCGCGGTATCGTGCCGCAACTCGTCGAGGCGCTCCGCGACACCCCGCGCGAACCGTCGGCCAACCTCGACAAGTTGGTCAAGGCCGACGCCGAGGAGCTCACCCAACTCGCCGAAAACGCGCCGTCGGGCCGCTCGCCGATTCATCCGGCGCGGTTCGTCGTCGAAGCCACCAAGGCATTCAACGAACTCGAGGACGGCATCATGGTGCGCGACGGCGGTGCGACCGTGATCTTCCAGTGGACCTACTCGCAGGCCAAGCCGCGCGACGTGATCTGGAACCAGAACTTCGGACATCTGGGCACAGGACTGCCGTACGCGGTCGGCGCGTCGGTGGCCGAGGGCCGCACCCGCCCGGTGATGTTGCTGACAAGCGACTCGTCATTCCTGTTCCACATCGCCGAACTCGAAACGGCCGCCCGCGAGGGGGTGCCGCTGGTGTGTGTGATCGGCGTGGACCATCAGTGGGGCCTGGAGGTCGGCGTCTACAAGCGCACGTTCGAGCAGCCGTCCCCGCAGCCCGGTGTGCACTGGAGCAAGGACGTCCGGATGGACAAGATCGCCGAGGGCTTCGGCTGCCACGGCGAATACGTCGAGAAGGACGATGAGATCGGGCCGGCCATCGCCCGCGCCTATGCCAGCGGCAAGGTGGGGGTGGTGCACGTGAGCATCGACCCGAAGGCCAACTCCGAGGAGATGCCCAAGTACGACCGATTCCGGACCTGGTATGCAGAAGGCACACAGTAGAGAAAGATGGAGCCATGCGTGAGTATCTGAAGTTCTACATCGACGGAAAATGGGTTGACCCGGTGCAGCCGAACACCCTGGACGTCGACAACCCGACCACCGAAGAGGTGTCCGGCAGGATCTCGATCGGTTCCGCGGTCGACGTCGACGTGGCCGTGCAGGCGGCGCGTAAGGCGTTCGCCACCTGGTCCCAGTCGAGCCGCGAAGAACGGCTCGACCTGCTGCAGGCGATCCTGGCCGGATACCAGAAGCGCTCCGGTGACCTGGCCGACGCGGTCAACGAGGAGATGGGCGCACCTGCGTCCCTGGCGGCCGGCCCGCAGGTGGCGCTGGGGATGGGCCACCTGGCCACGGCCATCGACGTGCTGAAGAACTTCTCGTTCGAAGAACAGCTCGGATCCACGCTGGTGGTCCGGGAGCCGATCGGCGTGTGCGGCCTGATCACGCCGTGGAACTGGCCGATCAACCAGATCGCCTGCAAGGTGTTCCCGGCGCTGGCGACCGGCTGCACGATGGTGCTCAAACCCTCGGAGGTGGCGCCGTACTCCGCGCAGATCTTCACCGAGATCGTCGACGCCGCAGGGATTCCCGCCGGCGTGTACAACCTGGTCTACGGTGACGGCCCGGGCGTCGGCGCCGCGCTGTCCAGCCACCCCGACATCGACATGGTGTCCTTCACCGGCTCCACCCGCGCCGGCGTCGACGTCGCACGCAACGCCGCCGCGACGGTGAAACGGGTGACGCAGGAACTCGGCGGCAAGAGCCCCAACATCGTGCTCGACGACGACGACTTCGCCAAGAGCGTCGCCGCAGGCACCTCGGTGATGATGGTCAACAGCGGCCAGAGCTGCAACGCGCCGTCGCGCATGCTGGTGCCCAACTCCCGGATGGACGAGGCGATCGCGGTGGCCAAGGAGACCGCGGCCGCGGTGAAGGTCGGTGACCCCGACGAACCCCGCGCGTTGGGGCCGGTGGCCTCCAAGGCGCAGTTCGACAAGATCCAGGGCCTGCTGCAGAAGGGCATCGACGAAGGAGCGACGCTCGTCGTCGGCGGCCCCGGCCGGCCCGACGGCCTGGACGCCGGCTACTTCGTCAAGCCGACCGTGTTCGCCAACGTCCGCAACGACATGACCATCGCGCGTGAGGAGATCTTCGGGCCGGTGCTGTGCATCATCGGCTACGACGACCTCGACGAGGCGCTCGAGATCGCCAACGACACCGAGTACGGGCTGGCCGGGTACGTGTCCGGTGCCGATCTGGACCAGGCTCGGGCGGTCGCCCGCCGGATCCGCGCGGGTTCGGTGGCGATCAACCACGGCTTCGACATGACCGCGCCGTTCGGCGGGTACAAGCGCAGCGGCAACGGCCGCGAGTGGGGTCATTTCGGCTTCGACGAATACCTGGAGACCAAATCGGCGATCGGTTACGCGCCGGAGACCGCGGCCGGGTGAGCCAAAGGTACGAATACGGGATCGATTTCGACCGCATCGCCGCGATCGACATCCACACCCACGTCGAGGTCGACGGCCACGGCCACAAGGCCTACACCGACGAGTTGATCGAGGCGACCGAGAAGTACTTCAAGCGCGAGCCCGGCGCCTTGTCGAGCGTCGACGCCGTCGCCGACCTGTACCGGCGACACAACACCGCCGCGGTGGTGTTCACCGTCGATGCGCGCACCGCGATGCGGCACGTGCCGAACTCGATCGAGGATCTGGTGGCCGGGGCGGTGCGCAACCGCGACGTGTTGATCCCGTTCGGCAGCGTCGACCCGTGGCACGAACGCCGCGCAGTGCACCGGGTGCACGAACTCGTCCGCGACTACGGCGTCAAGGGCTTCAAGTTCCACCCGAGCATGCAGGCCTTCGAGCCCAACGACCGGCGCTTCTACCCGATCTACGAGGCGATCGCCGAGGCCGGTGTGCCCGCGTTGTTCCACACCGGGCAGACGGGCATGGGGTCGGGACTGCCCGGCGGCGGCCGGGTCAAGCTGCGGTACTCCGACCCGATGCTGCTCGACGACGTCGCCGCCGATTTCCCGGAGTTGACGATCGTGATGGCACATCCCGCGGTGCCGTGGGTGGACTCGCAGATCGCGATCGCCGCGCACAAGGCGAACGTCTACCTCGATCTGTCCGGCTGGAGCCCGAAGTACTTCCCGCCTCAGTTGGTGCACGCGATGGGCCGGCAGTTGCGCACCAAGGCGTTGTTCGGCACCGACTTCCCCTACATCGCGCTGGATCGGTGGCGCCGCGATTTCGAGACGCTCGACATCGATCCGGCCGTGGTGCCGCTCGTCTATAAGCAGAACGCGATGCGGGTCCTCGGCTTCGCCCCTTGAGCGGCGATGAGTTTTGCCGGCGGCGGTGGTCTACCGGGATGACCGACCACACCACCACGAAGGAGACCATCGTGCCCGTTCGCCCTACCGCCCCCGTGGGCGCACCGACCTGGATCGACCTCGCCACCTCCGACCTCGAGCGCGCCCAGCAGTTCTACGGCGCGGTGTTCGGCTGGACGTTCGAGTCGTCAGGTCCGGAATACGGCGGCTACGTCACAGCGCTCAAGGACGGCAGACCCGTCGCGGGGCTGATGCACAACGACCCGCAGTGGAACAGCCCCGACGGGTGGAGCATCTACCTGCACACCGCCGATATCAGCGCGACGCTGGCCAAGGCCGTTGCGGCCGGCGCTATTTCGTGCATGGACCCGGTCGAGCCGATGGAGGTCAAGGACAAGGGCTGGATGGGCATGCTGACCGATCCCAGCGGCGCGTTCTTCGGGCTGTGGCAGCCGACCGGGCACCACGGCTTTGAAGTGGTCAACGAGGACGGCGCGCCGGTCTACCACCAGCTCACCACCCGCGACTACGGCAAGGCGCTGGACTTCTACCGCGAGGTGTTCGGCTGGCAGATCGAGACGGTGTCGGACTCCGACGAATTCCGGTACAGCACAGCCTCCTTCGACGGTGAAGCATTGCTCGGGGTGATGGACGGCGCCCAACACCTCCCCGAGGGTGTGCCGTCGAACTGGTGCTTTTTCCTCGGCGCCGACGACGTCGACAAGACCGTCCAGGTGATCGTCGACAACGGCGGCAGCGTGATCCGCGCTGCCGAGGACACCCCGTACGGTCGGTTGGCGGCCGTTGCCGACGTGACCGGGGCCGGCTTCAACCTGTCGTCGTTGCCGGGCTAGGCGGTCAAAAGGTGTTCGGGCGCGCCGACATACACCATCCCGGTCGGGTTCGCGGTGTTGACGGCGTTGACGATCGCGCCGGCGAACGAATCGTCGACGGTGTCACCGGAGACCACCGTGAAATGCACACCGGCGCGGTGGAAATCCGAACGCATCGCGTACAGCGTGGCCTCGCCCGCCCACCTGCCCGCGACGACGGCGGTGTGCCCCTTCGGCACCGCCTTGTGGGGATAGAAGTGCGCCTGATGGTCGGTGACGAACACGATGCGTCCGCCGACCGGTATCAGCGGCATGGCCATGCCGGCCAGGCGGCGCTGCGCCTCGCGGTTGCGGCGCATCGCGTAACCCGGATGCGCTCCGGGTTCGAGGTGCACCGACGCGTTGAGCACCAGCGCGTCCAACCGCCCGAAGCGGTCCGCGACGGTGTCGACCATCGCCGCGCACTCGGTCGCATCGGAGATGTCGGCGCGCAGGATCGAGGCGTGCCCGCCCGCGCCGGTGATGGCGTCGACGACGGCTTGCGCGGGCGCGGCCGACTCCTGGTAATGCACGACGACGTGCGTGCCTGCGGCGGCGAGCTGTCGTGCGGTCTGCGCGCCCATGCCTCGCGAACCCCCGGTGACCAGGATGATCCGTGCGGGTGCCTCATGCATGTGGGGCTCCTTCCGTCGCCGCTATCAATCAGCTGAAGGACCACCGTACACGATTTCCTAAGAAAAATAAGAGCAAGATAAGGTCACAATAAGGTTGACGCTTTCGGCATGATGGGCCCGTGGAGTCGACCCGCGTGGACCGATGGCTGTGGTCCGTGCGAATCGCGAAGACCCGACCGGACGCGGCGGCGGCGTGCCGGGGCGGGCACGTGCGGGTCAACGGTCGGCCCGCGAAACCGGCCACCACGGTGTCGCCGGGCGACGAGGTGCGTGCCCGGATCGGTGAGATCACTCGCGTCGTCGAGGTGGTGCGCGTCATCCACAAACGGGTCGGTGCGGCCGATGCCGCGACCTGTTTCCTCGATCGCACCCCCAAAGCCCCGGCGGTGGAATCGGTCCCGGTCGCGGCCCGCGACCGCGGTGCGGGGCGGCCGACGAAGCGGGATCGCCGGATGCTGGACAAGCTGCGCGCGAGCGGCCTGCGGTGAATTGCGTCAGTCGGCAGGGGCGGCCAACTCGAAGTCGGCGAAGTCGAACCCGGGTACCACCACGCAACTGACCAGCGTCGGTTCGTCATCGCGGGGCCGCGCCCGCTGCCAGTGACCGGGCGGCACCACGTACTGCGGATGCTCGCCGGCCGAGATGTCTGCGCCGAGCAGATATGTTGTGGCACCGTCCTGTTCGGGGCCGACCTCGAGCAGAAGCGGGCTGCCGGAGTGGTAGAGCCACAACTCCGCGCTGCGCACCGTATGCCACGCCGACTGCTGGCCGGGCATGAGCAGGAACAAGATCGCCGTGCCGGCACTGCGCGGGCCCGTGTAGTCGGTTGGCAACGCCGACTGCGGCACGGTCAGATCGCTGCGCCATGTCTCCCGAAACCAGCCACCCTCGGGGTGAGGGGACAGCTCGAGGCGACGCGCCCAGTCGGGAAGTTCGGTCATTTCAGCACCCGCGCTTTCGGTGTCGGACACTCCACCTTAAAGATCGGAGCCACCAGGCACACCCGATAGGCTCAAGCCATGTCACGCGTGCGCCCGGGTTGGTTGGTGGCGCTGTGCGCGGCGATTCTGGTGGTGAGTGCCTGGCTGCCGTGGCTCACGTCATCGGCCGACGGCGGCGGTGGACGTGCCAACGCGATCGGCGGCGTCGTGCTCGGTGAGTTGCCCGCGCCACCGCCGGGATTCGGCGTGGGGCAGCTGATCGTCTTGCTGGGGTCGACGTTGATCGTGACGGGCGCGATGGCGGGCCGCGGGCTGTCGGGCCGGCTGGCTTCGTCGGCGGCGTTGGCGATTTCGGTGCTGCTGGTGGTGATGACGGCGTGGTATTACCGGCTCTACGTGTACCCGCCGGTGTCGGCGGGCTACGGCTTGTTCCTGGCTGCCGCGGTGTCCGTCCTCGCGGTGATCTTGTCGGTGTGGGCGATGGTGGCCGCGTGGTCGACGGCGGACCGGGCGCTGTGACCGGCTTCGTGGAGCCGGTCACGCTGACCGGGCAGCGCTGGGTGAAGCTGGAACCTCTTGGCCGCGAACATATCCCGGAGATCGTCGCGGTGGCCGCCGACGGAGAACTGGGCCGGCTGTGGTTCACCGCGGCCCCTGGGCCCGATACCGTCGAACAGTGGGTGGACAACCGGTTGTCGGTGCAGAAGCCCGACCACGGCCTGACCTTCGTCGTGCGCCGCCTCGACGGAACGCTCGTCGGTTCGTCGAGTTACATGAGCGTCGACGCACCCAATCGGCGACTGGAGATCGGCAACACGTGGTATGTCGAGCAGGCGCGGCGCAGCGGCGTCAACGCCGAGACCAAGCTGTTGATGCTCGGCCATGCCTTCGATCAGATGTGTTGTGTCGCAGTCGAATTGCGAACCCATTTCTTCAACTTCGCCAGCCGTGCGGCCATCGAGCGACTGGGCGCCAAACTCGACGGCGTGCTACGCAGCCATCAGCTGCTGGCCGACGGGTCGAGGCGAGACACGGTCGTGTATTCGATCCTGGACATCGAATGGCCGTCGGTGCGGTCCAACCTGGAGTTCAGGTTGGACCGCAACGGCTGAGGAGACTATTCGGCTTCGACGGTGGTTGCCTCGATCGAGGTCCGGTTGGAGCCGTGGGCGACGTCGATCCTGCGTGGCTTCGCCCGTTCGGCCAGCGGGATGGTCACGGTCAGCACACCGTTCTCGTAGGTCGCCGAAATAGCCTCGGTGTCAATACCTTCGCCGAGGGTCAGCTGCCTGCGGTAGGTGCCGAAGAACCTCTCGCTGGCAAGCCACTGCGCCCCGTCCTCCGAGCGTGCGGTGCGATGCGCGGAGATGGTCAGCATGCCGTTGTCGACGTTGACGTCCACTGAACCGGGGTCG
This region includes:
- a CDS encoding GNAT family N-acetyltransferase, translating into MTGFVEPVTLTGQRWVKLEPLGREHIPEIVAVAADGELGRLWFTAAPGPDTVEQWVDNRLSVQKPDHGLTFVVRRLDGTLVGSSSYMSVDAPNRRLEIGNTWYVEQARRSGVNAETKLLMLGHAFDQMCCVAVELRTHFFNFASRAAIERLGAKLDGVLRSHQLLADGSRRDTVVYSILDIEWPSVRSNLEFRLDRNG
- a CDS encoding Hsp20/alpha crystallin family protein, with amino-acid sequence MLRFDPFSDLDALTRGLLTSQTGSNRSPRFMPMDLCKIDDHYLLTADLPGVDPGSVDVNVDNGMLTISAHRTARSEDGAQWLASERFFGTYRRQLTLGEGIDTEAISATYENGVLTVTIPLAERAKPRRIDVAHGSNRTSIEATTVEAE